The following are encoded together in the Acidimicrobiales bacterium genome:
- a CDS encoding isochorismate synthase encodes MTSPVLKLRAHTVALDGAPDLLAEAGESGYLWREEAGGLAATGVAAGIDLPGGLGDAAAIRDVLASLADIETVDEVGLPGCGPVVIGALPFDPAAPGHLIVPQRVVGCRDGRAWVTTVSPVESVPGVVDWRTEGPVRPSGSPPDHFSLTASMPHADWKAVVAGAVDAIKRGELRKVVLARRVDITGNRPFVVSDVLARLQALYPSCMIFSVDGFLGASPELLIRRTGDLVESHPLAGTVARSGDTRSDEALIAGLMGSKKARHEHQVVVDELRAALAPVCTELVIPDHPSVMGLRNVSHLGTRISGRLGAGAARAGRAAESAAGGLPSALELVAMVHPTPAVGGNPTAAAIRYAADVEGFDRGRYAGPVGWMDSRGDGAFALGIRCAEVSGARARIYAGNGVVAGSDPDEELAETQLKLQALLAALV; translated from the coding sequence ATGACCTCGCCGGTGTTGAAGCTGCGGGCACACACCGTCGCCCTCGACGGGGCGCCTGACCTGCTCGCCGAAGCCGGCGAGTCGGGCTACCTGTGGCGCGAGGAGGCTGGCGGACTCGCTGCCACCGGGGTAGCGGCCGGGATCGACCTGCCCGGCGGGCTTGGTGACGCCGCAGCCATACGTGACGTCCTGGCTTCGTTGGCGGACATCGAAACGGTCGACGAGGTGGGACTGCCCGGGTGCGGGCCGGTCGTGATCGGCGCTCTGCCGTTCGACCCGGCGGCTCCCGGGCACCTCATCGTCCCCCAGCGTGTCGTGGGGTGCCGGGACGGGCGAGCCTGGGTGACGACGGTCTCGCCCGTGGAAAGCGTCCCCGGTGTCGTGGATTGGCGGACCGAGGGACCCGTGCGACCGTCCGGCTCGCCTCCCGATCACTTCAGCCTCACCGCGTCGATGCCACACGCGGACTGGAAGGCGGTGGTCGCCGGCGCCGTGGACGCCATCAAGCGCGGCGAGCTTCGCAAGGTGGTGCTGGCCCGCCGCGTGGACATCACAGGCAACCGCCCGTTCGTGGTCTCCGACGTTCTGGCGCGCCTTCAGGCGCTCTACCCGTCGTGCATGATCTTCTCGGTCGACGGGTTCCTGGGCGCGAGCCCCGAGTTGTTGATCAGGCGGACCGGCGATCTGGTGGAGTCGCACCCGTTGGCGGGCACCGTCGCGCGGAGCGGAGACACCCGGTCCGACGAGGCTCTGATCGCGGGGCTGATGGGGTCGAAGAAGGCCCGGCACGAGCATCAGGTGGTCGTTGACGAGCTGCGGGCGGCGCTGGCGCCGGTGTGCACGGAGCTCGTGATCCCCGACCACCCGTCGGTGATGGGGTTGCGCAACGTGTCGCACCTGGGGACCCGGATAAGCGGGCGGCTGGGCGCGGGGGCGGCGCGGGCGGGGCGGGCGGCAGAGAGCGCAGCGGGCGGCCTGCCGTCAGCGCTCGAGCTGGTGGCGATGGTGCACCCGACGCCGGCGGTCGGGGGAAACCCGACGGCCGCGGCGATCCGCTACGCCGCCGACGTGGAGGGCTTCGACAGGGGCCGTTACGCGGGGCCGGTGGGTTGGATGGACAGCCGCGGGGACGGAGCTTTCGCCCTCGGGATCCGCTGCGCGGAGGTCAGCGG